The Falco cherrug isolate bFalChe1 chromosome 3, bFalChe1.pri, whole genome shotgun sequence genome segment CCATCACGATCCACTAGCTATTTTCTACAGTATAACAGTGAGTAGCTCAAGCAGCCAGTTCTAACAGCTGCTGCACACAAAAAGCAAAGTAGAACCAGCAATCAGTTTTACTAATCCTGTTCACACAGCTACACATTTGCCTCTTCAGCTCCTCTGAGGTGGATCTTAGCATGTGCTAGAAGGTAAGTCttgcaattatttctgttagtAGTAAACCAATGTATACCAAACCAAACGTAGCTCCTACAGGCTTTCAAAAATTAAGGTAGCTACTAATATTTAGAGGCGcattttaaagtgctttaaaaGAAGTGACCTTTTCCATCCAAGAGCAAAACTGGTAGTAATTTATAGCACTCCCTAACTGCTAGCACAACTAGTACTCAAACCAGACCACCTTAAAACAGTAAATCCATGTCAGAACTAGAAAACTATTATTTAGGGTTTATAGTCAATAACAGTGAGATTACGTTATCACAGGACAGCAGGGAGTCTCCTTTGCCAAGTGAGCACCAACACACAGCTTTGCCCTCCACACGGCTTTACCGAAGCTGTACTTGCACCTCAGTTCAGAGCATTAAGACAACAAAACCCGCTGCCATGGCTGTGACAGTAGCAAAGCACCACAGCACCAGGCTAGTTGAGGACTCTCACCCAACTTAGTTCAGCTGACCACAGCTAAGCATCTGCCCCAaagcccttccccagccagcctccccGCATGCTGCACCAGCTCAGCTCTGTAATGCAGGATCACCTggagtggggagaggagagggccAAGCCAAGGGAGATCCAATTTTCCCTATTTTAGCACATGCTGTTAATTATAAAGTGATCCCAGTCTCTTCAGAgtcagctcagccctgcccttTGCTCCTTGCTCTCTGGAGCAGGAAAACGACCTGTAGAGCTTGCACCCAACAGGGGTGAGATCTACACGTCGCACTGTTAACAGGCACTAGCATCAAAACCCAACGCTGCAGGTGATCTGGAAGCTCTTCCCCACCTTGCAGTTCCACcctgttttttttaagctcctCCCTGTGCAGCCATCCACAAGTCTGATGCCATCTCTCACAGATCCACTAATGACTAGAAGGTAAGGCACTAATTTCTCCCACGAGCTGGCCAGTATTATTTTACCCTAATCCCTTCGTGAAAGCAGGTCAGCAATGACCACCAAGCTACAGAGAGTTTATAAAGACAAGAATCCTTTCTCAGGCTTGTACAGCACTCAGCACAATGGGACCTGGACAGCTGTGAAGGGTTGTCAGACAAACGGTCACTAACAAAAGGTCCTACATTAGACATGCAAGAATGACaacaataaaaactgaaatgataAAAGCTGACTAGGGATGACACAATAAACATTGAGCAGGCTACTGACTTTCTAAACCAGAGACACAAATTTCTGCCAGGGGATGATTTGTAGTTGGGGCAGCATCTTGACAAGGGAATGAACCAGATTATCTTTCAAAGTCTTTCCAAAGGTACTTATTCTTCAAAAATATGCATCTTCAAACTTAAAGGAGACTTAAAGGACATTCTCAGTAGCCACACAGGGGGAGCGACATTTATTCCCTTATTTACTATACCTTTATCTCTCTTTGAAAAGCTTAATAGTTCTatattcaaaaaagaaaaccagctcaCCACATGCTACAAATTgcttattatttctgaaagaattttaaGTGTTGGCTTCCTAAATCAAGATGGTTACTTCCTCTTCCAAGGACATCTGAGACTAAGAAATTCTTCAGAGCTATGTCCCAAGACATTAGTACCTGTCTGCTCATTAACACTGCAGCAGGGCTTCTCCCAAGTAATACAACAGCCTGTGCCTCCCTCCCGCACCACTATCTGTGGTGTTTCCTCAAATTATCAAAGCaggtttgcattaaaaaaaaccctgcagccTTTTTGAGTGGCATGGCTTCAAATTACAAAATACGGGTGACTGTTCAATAGATATGCTCTTTTAAAGATACATAATAATTTTGGGGTGTCAGCAATGCAAACAGTACCCTCTCCTAACTAAGCACACCTCCAAAAAGAGTGATCTTAGCTAcccacctccttccctcccagctaCACATCCACGTTAATTACTTCCACCCCATTACCTCAGCTTCATGTACCTGTAAATAAAGGGAGGAACTGGAGCCATGGGACATCTTCTGCACCATACCATCTTTCTGCAAGATGCACTCCTCCAGGTGAATGACGTTGGGATGTTGGCTCTTGATACTGCTAAGTGCCCAGAACTCACGCAGAGCTAGTTCCACGTTCTCTGGAGCATGGCACCGAATCTTTTTCACCGCGACCCGTGCAGAGGTCTTCCTGACGACTGCTTCGTACACCACACCATAACTGCCACGACCAACCTCCCGTATTAGATCGTACTTAGGCTGGCTACTCACCATCTTCAAGATCAAGGGttctggggaagggggaaaaacccacagAACTAAAACTTATGAGCAAGAACTGGGCTGTATTTTCCCCCATAGGGCTTGGTGCAGCAATACCAGACCTACCAAAACCCTGCAATTAACAGGGCAGTGCCTGCGAGCGTTACACTGAATGCAACACTGCATATGAGTGCTAGAACATTCCAGAAGCTATTCTGTAAACCTGTACCTGTTGCCACGGACTAATTAAACGTGAAATTACATCATTTTGGTGGGATTATTAAGATTTCAAATACAGCCCAGTTTTTCAAGGTGGCAACAATTCAAACTTAGACTTGTATTGTGCAGAGACAGGACTATCGCATATGCTCCTGCTCCTTTCTCTCAGTGTCTTCCATGAACATCTGTGGGAATAATAGTATGGTATCATGTTCTCCATCCACGCCTGGGATAGCAGGGAAGAGGTTCTAGTTGAAGCCTGTGGTTGGGCAGTAACAGATTTAATTAGTACTGCCTTTTATGGAGGCGACTGCGTAAGTAAATTTTGCTGTTACGATTTAATCATGAAAATCTTTTACTGATACTAAGATAGGATGATGCTTCGGATCACttccagtgtatttttaaatgttactacGATTTTTCACCTAGTCTCCTCTGAATGAGGAGCCTATACAGTTACAAAACGTTAAAGGCTGTAACTGCAGAAGCTTGTACTCAGCATCTAACTTTCACTTTTGCTCAACAGGGCAAGGACAGAAGTTAAGATGTTGCTCTATAAGTAAaacaagacacacacacacaaaaaaaacaatGCCACCAAACACTGCCACAGATTTATGTCCTTCCCTGAACACTTCCCTGCAAGAttcacaaaccaaaacacaccagCACCACCTTcacacaaccaaacaaaaatggGGCACTGACtatagacaggaaaaaaacaaaagtttgGCTAGCCAATTATCACTGGTCAAActgaacaaaatacaaaacaaaattaaaaaaaataagtcacaGCTAGTGTATCAGAACTAAAGTAGTTTGTAAGACTGCCAGTGACAAATTTAATTCTCTTTATGTCAGTAAACCAGGCAATAAGGACCACATCTAAACAGCCTGTTATTAGTAAGAAGCTTTCAAGTATTTCCACTAgtttagggtttgggtttttttttaggaaaaaggagaaaaaaaaaagaaaaagagagagaaaaaaggtatCATCAGTCTCAGAGCAATATTACGGTGGACTATAACCTTTCAGCAAAGTTCTGTGATGCAGTTACAGGAACACTTTGAACCGAAATGTGACATGCCCGAGAAACTAGTTACCATGAGCTTCTGCTCACCAACCGCACTGAGCCTGCACCTGCAGCAAGACGGTGAGGAACAGATTAAGGTTATGGCCTCAGCATTAAGATCGGCTGAGCCAACAGCCCCTCCCAGGCAGGAGGGGGGAGCAGGACCTGtcacctccccagcagccaAACAACTCTTGAGGGCAAGCCTGCGTTCCTCGAACACTATCACACCAAGttcaaaatgaacagaaaaaggcCCCCCGCGCCGGCAGCCCAGCCGTGTGCCGCTACCGGGCCAGACCTGCCACCCTACCGAGCCTGGGGGCTGCCACCTGCCCGCCGCCACCCCCACGGGGGCTCGGGTACGCACCGAGGCCCACTGCCCGGCGCAGGGCGGCGCAGGCCAAggcgcggggccgggagcgggccAGGCCGGGGCAAGGCCGACAGCCTgggccggccccgctccctccTGCAGGCCCGCGCCCGCCGCGGAGGCGACGGCCCTCCCCGGCCGCCTCGTTAGCGGCGATAATGACGGAATACAATAAGTTACCCCCCTCCTCTTCACCCTGCTCCTCCAGGGAGGCTCCGCAAGGGCTGTCACACCACCCACACCCGGGGGACCCCACTCCGGAGGGACATTAATTACCGGGGCACCGCTCGCCCCGCAGCCCGCCAGCTGAGGGGGAGCGCGGCCTGAGGGGGAGCCCGCCCCGGCAGGTACCGGCCCCTCCACACACCTGGAGCGGGCAGGCCCCGCCCGGGCCCGGCGCAGCCCCCACTGTGACGCACCGGAGGGGGCAACCGCCgaccccgctccccgccgccgggccgggccgggccgggccaggcccCGCGTTACctcagcgccgccgccgcgccgcctccGCCCGACCGCCATTATAGGGCTGCCCCCGccctgcgccgccgccgccccgccccgcgcgggaCACGCCCTCGGTGCGCCCCCTGATTGGTCGGGCGGCGAGGGGGGCGTGGGAAgcgcgcgccccccccccccccccccccccccgcgcctgTCGTCGGGGGGCGCGGGAGTTGCGCGCGCTGTTCCCGCGCTGCGCGGGCcgcgcgcgccgccgccgcctgcaGCCCGCGGTGCAAGGTGCTTTGCACGTCGGCCTGTGCATCCCCTTCTGCCCCGCCCCCACCGCTGCGCTCACCCCCCCTTTGCATCAGCGGCCCTCCTGTTCTGGGGATTCtggtctttttatttattaatttattgctttgcattaagaaaaaaataaaagtcagtaCAGTCCCTTGCATCTTTGGTTGCACTCTGGCTTTGTGTGACAGTGACGCGGCTCCTGGCATTGAGCTGTCCCCTCCCCTCTGTGCCCTGCTCTCTGCCGTTGCCCCTTTTACTCCGCAGGCTGCGGGGCTGGAGGTGCCCCCCGTGCACAGGAGCTGGGGGCGCAGGGCTCCTGTCACGGCCCCCGCTGTCTCCTCCACCCATTGCCCACCCACCACGGGGCCGTTCTGGGAGAAGCCAGGGCCACCCGCTGCTCAGAGCCTGGCGGAGACCAAGCAGAGGCCGTTCAGATCCACCCCACCAGAGCAactgctctcctgctgctgccaggttaATTGGGAAGGAGCCCAGTGGCGATtagtgcccccagccctgcctaAGCTGCCCCAAGCCAATTAGGGGCCAACGAGCCCCTTGTGGGTTCTGAAAGCTGATTAGGGCATTATAAACCCTCCATTCCCACGAATCCCCTTAATCAAGCCCAGAAGCAATTAGTTAATCAATGCCAGTCCCTGGCAGGGCCAGCTCGGGGGTGTAGGGTTGGGTCCACATCTGGGTgcccccctcccagcactggTCGGTGGCTGACCCCCACGCTGCCCTCCCGCGTGCCTGGTCAGCCCTGCTGCCGTGCCACTCTTCCCTGGAAGAGCCCCAAGTGCCGAAACGGGGACAATTTTGCAAGATGTGCTTGGCTGGTCCCAGCACAGTCACTGGGTCGACATGTGAGCTTGCCCGGAAGGAGCACCCAAACAGCCGTGGGGCTGCCCTGTCCCGCACGAAGGGTGCTCTGTGCACCCACAGACTTGTGCCTCTGTGTACCCACGGTCCCTGCATACCCCTGCACCCCCATGCCTGTCTGCCTGTGTCCACCTGCACCTGCGCACCCATGTACTCCTGCACCCATGCATCCATTTACCCATGTAACTACGCACCCATGATCCCTGTGTACCCCTGCACCTCTGCACCCATGTACCCGTGGTTCCTGGGTACCCATGCACCTATGCACCCATGGACTTTTTCACCCAAGCACCCATGTACCCCTGCACACATGCTTTATTTACGCATGTAACTATGCACCCATGAACTCATGCACCCATGGTCCCTGTGTACCCATGCACCTATGCACCCGTATAGCCTTGCACCCCTGTACCCATCCACCTGTGTACCCGTTGCACCTCTGCATCTATGCATCCATGTACCTCTGCACCCATGCGCCTACGGTCCCTGGGTACCCATGCACCTATGGACCCTTTCACCCCTGTGCCCATGCACCCACATACCACTGCACCCCTGCACCCATTTGTGCTGCTGGACCGTCATGGGGTCTACGGGCTGCAGAGGAACCTGCTGGTGGAGAACTTCATGCACCCGCATACTCTCGCAGCCACGTACACCTCTACTtctgcagccctgcaccccagcacctgTCCCCCCCACCCACAGTCACTGTGGGCCaccgcagcagcagccaccatcCCCCTCCCCTGTCGTCCCCCCCAGCATGAGCCAGAGGCAACGGCGCTATAATTacccctctctcctgctgcagctgccaatATTCGCAGGTCCCTGGGCGGACGGGTGCTGGCATTTGGCACAGCACCCTGTTTATCACCACACTGGCCGGCACCGTGCGCCGGGGCTGTTTTCCCCGGTGGGTGCAGGTCCCGAGGGGCTGTGCTCAGccgcttccccctccccagccattTCTGGGTCAGGTTTTGCAACCAAGTGGGTTGCACAGCTGGGTCATGGCCGTGCATGCCCTCCTGGGGAGCAGCCCTCGCAGCCCTCCCCATGGCTGCCCCTGCCTCTGGGGGTACAGGAGAGCCCCCCCAttcctgcctggggagggggcaccccAGTGCATGTGCTGGGCATGGGGGCTGTGTCGCTTCGGGGCTGCATCTCCCCTCCAAGCCCACTGGGGACCCACTGGCAAGGTGTGTGTTGACCCCAGAAGCGGTCAcattttggggggtgggggggtggcaaAGGGAGATGCTCTGTACAAGCCACCCCccgctgccaccagcccagctctgccccattCCTGGCATCACCATGATGGCTTAATGTCTGCGGGGCTGTTTATTGCCCCTTCTCACCCCGACCCTGATGCTGGGGGGGTTCCAGCCCCAGGATctggccccgccgcccccggggggGTGTGGGAATTTGGTCCCAGGGCAAAGCCTGGCCCTGTTTGCCCCCCAGCTCTTGTTTCGGCACGGGTGGGTAGGGCCTCCCggacagcctgtccccagcttGTTTACTGCGGCTGGTGGCATCCCGATGGCTCAGTCCCGTGTGacaggtgctgctgcttcccaggacACCCGACCCCGTGTTGGGATTTGGCTCCGCGTGACCAGGGAGCGACTTATAAATAACGGGACGAGGGGTGCTGCCGGCAGCCAAGAGTGGGTGAGAGGAGTGTACCGTCGTGCCAATGGATTTCCAAGCCGGCATCCTGCGGGATGGCAATCCCATGGAGAGCCTGGAGAAGCAGCTCATCTGCCCCATCTGCCTGGAGATGTTCAGCAAGCCGGTGGTGATCCTGCCTTGCCAGCACAACCTCTGCCGCAAGTGTGCCAATGACGTCTTCCAGGTGAGAGGGGGTCCCTGCGCCCATTCCCCCgccctgcctgggctggaggTCACCGGGATGCTCATGGTGCTGTGGGGATGCTCATTGACCATCCAATGTGCATCTTCCCCTCCCAGGCGGCCAACCCGTACTGGCAGAGCCGGGGCAGCGTGATTTCGGGGGGCCGATTCCGCTGCCCGTCGTGTCGCCACGAAGTGCTGCTGGACCGTCATGGGGTCTACGGGCTGCAGAGGAACCTGCTGGTGGAGAACATCATCGACATCTACAAGCAAGagtgctccaggtgggcttGGGGGGCTGTGGCTGATGTCTTGTGCCTTGTCCCagggggggacatggggacacagagaTGTGGGGATGTGGGGATGCCCACCCCCCGAGCCATAGCACCATTGTCGAGACCACAGGAGATTGCAGCTGGGCAAGAAATCGGGGGGCTTTTCTGCTGGTTCAGTGGTCCCCCATCCAAATCTTCCTCCCCAGATCCAAGTCTTCCTCTTTTAAACCCAGATTTCTTCCCCTGACACAAATCTTCCTCCTCGAACCCCAAACTTCTTCCCCAGACCCAAATCTTCCTCCTTGAACCCCAAACTTCTTCTCCAGACCCAAATCGTCCTCCCCTGACCCAAATCCCCTTCCAGTCCTGACCAGTTTGGGTCTCTGGGTGGCTCAGGGGGGCGGTGGGTCCCAGGGCAGTcccacccccccgccctgcACTCTGCAGCTGGAGCGTTCGTGGGACATCTGAGGTGTGGGGGACAAATCCagactctgctggtgacagcgGGTGCTGTTGGCTGATAAGGGGCAGAGGGACAGtttggaggggggggaggggggcacttGGTCAAAGCACGCagctggggggcggcgggggggggtgtgtgtcacAGGTTCTCCTGGCCAAATTCCCTGCCCCACTGTAAATATTGTTTGAAAGCCATGGGGACGGGGACGATGGCACGTGGCAGGTGGCTGAGGCTGCcgggggggcttggggggccCAGCCCTGTCTTTGCTCCAGCGGCTTGGCTTGTCCCCACACCccccctggctgcagaggggatgactgggctgcagcccctggctgggACCCCCCCGGGGTTTCTGGGTGCCCAAGCCCTGGTCACGCGTTGGGTGACAACAACAAATCCCAGCAGCCCAAGGCTAAAATTAGGGAGTTGTGTAGCGTCCCTGGAGCGTGGCCCCAGGCCCCCCACCCACCGGTGCTCCCTGCTGCCGTGCTCAGTGCCACACTGGTTTAAACTGGGATTTACTGGGCCTGGGGCTTACAGAGGCATGGAGGCCAGTGGTTCCTGAAGGAGAAGCGTGGGATTACGCCAGGATCTGTCCTCTTCCCTGGGGACCTGATTTTGTGGTGCCTGCACAGCATCGGCGGGGATGCTGCTGCAATGGGGACATCATTGCGGCAGGGATGTCACCACAATGGGGACATCACCCCGGTAGGGTTGTCACCATGACGTGGACATCACCGTGGCTGTGGCGCTCTCTCCAGCAGGCCGCTGAAGAAGGGGGAGCACCCCATGTGCAAGGAGCACGAGGACGAGCGGATCAACATTTACTGCGTCACCTGCGAGGTCCCCACATGCTCCATGTGCAAAGTCTTTGGTGCCCACAAGGACTGCGAGGTTGCCCCCCTGCAAACCATCTTCCAGGGCCAGAAGGTGCTGTGcggggggggctgagggggggcacaggggacaTGGCAGGTCCCAGGGTgatgtgctgagctggggcgGCCGCAAATAGCACTGGGACCCGCTCATGGGGTATTAATAGCCCCTGGGTGACTTCGCCCAGGAGACAGCCTATATTtagagcagctgcagcttgtgggggacacggggggagcagagctggggctgggcattgcccagcccgtccccacaTCAGGGTGGGAGatgtcccccctccccgctggGCTTCAAGCTGtttctgtccctctgcccctgcccagaCCGAGCTGAACAACTGCATCTCCATGCTGGTGGCGGGGAACGACCGGATCCAGACGATCATCTCCCAGCTGGAGGACTCGTGCCAGAGCACCGAGGTGAGTAAAGGGGGAGAAGGAACCCTCGGAAACCCGGGCTGAAACCTCAGCTGGGAGTTATCTGGGAcagctgggaggggagctggAGCCCACGGAGCAGGGAAGCCCccgggctgctgctggtgctgagggaCACACAGGTGGCATCCCTTGTCCCTTGTCCCTGCAGAAGAACAGCGAGGCGGCCAAGCGGGAGCTGTGCGCTCGCTTCGATGCCTTGGCAGCGCTGCTGGAGGAGAAGAAgtcagagctgctccagcgcaTCACCCGTGAGCAGGGCGACAAGGTGGGCTTCGTCCAGGGCCTCATCCACCAGtacaaggagcagctggagaagtcAAGCCGGCTGGTGGAAACAGCCATCCAGGCCATGGAGGAGACCGGGGGGGCCACCTTCCTCATGGTGAGACCCCCAAACCTCCCCCCATCCCTACTGGTGCCCGCATGGGGTCCCCACAGGCTTGGGGACATCTGGACAGCTGCCACGTGGCTTCACTCACCACTTTTCTCTTGCTCCCCTCTTGCAGAATGCCAAGCAGCTCATTAAAACGTAAGTGTCCAAACTGGGGACAATGCAGTGAccctcagccctgcagctgggcaggatTTGGCCGCAAGGCTTTGCCAGCGGTGCCCAGGCAGCGAGTATGGGGTGTGCGGCCCCCCACCCTGGCACCCCGCTGTCCCCCAGCTCagtgaggggaaggggggacACAACCatgctctccctgcccaggaTCGTGGAGGCATCCAAGGGCGGCAGGCTGGAGAAGATCGAGCACGGCTACGAGAGCATGGACGCCTTCTCAGTGAGCCTGGACCACCTCGCCGAGGCGGTCCGCACCTTGGACTTCAGCCCCGGTAATTCAGCCCCTGACCCCCCCCGATGCCCCTTTACCAACTCCCACTGACCCAGTGGCACCCATCGCCTTTCCTGGCGGCCCTGGGGTGACGTTTGGCTGCCTGTTTGCAGCCGAGGAAGATGAGGAGTACTTTGATGGGGAGGAAGACGACATAGAGGAGGACGCAGTGCCCGAGAGGGTGGTGATGGGTAAGgggcagcacagctgagctcaCCTCCCCAGGACCCTGGAGCGCCCACGGGGGAGCTCCAGGGGCTTGGACCCCCCCTGACCCCCCAtcctctccccccagcagctccccagtaGCCGCGGTGACACCGCCGGCACAGGAGGGACGCCGCGGGCGCAGGATGCCCAGCGATGGGACTCGGGCCGGTGGGGGACACACcgcaggggctggcagcctcGCGAGCCggcacctgctccagcacgggaCACTTTTCTATACGGGTGCAAACAGAACAATTCCGCACGTTTTGTATCTTCCTTGTTTTGTATATAATTGTCACGGATTtgaattttgtgtattttgtaaagaaaactggtgtgttgggtggtttttttttcctcacctctTGCTCTCGGTCTGTCAACCCCACCATGGGCACTGGGGATGCAGGTGGGTTTGCCGGGCCACTGTCATCACCAGTGTCCCTGTCAGCACCTGGAGTGGCAGAGGGACATATCCCAGTCCAACAATTAATTTTCGGCCTCATTAGCACCTCTGGCAGCGCTGGCACCCCGTGCCTGGCCGCCAGCCCAGGGATGTGATGGGTTGGCATGTGGCAGGATTTATCTCCTGGTGATGGGGTGCCCAGGACCAGTGTTTGCCCAGGCCTGGGGACGTGGCGGGGACAGGGGTGAGGATGCTCCAGGCTGTGCCAGTCCCCGAAGTGGGGACAGCATCGGCATTGAGCAACTGgtttgctgctggctgagctCACACAACTGCAAAACTATACTGAGAATGCAAAAATACCCCCCCAAAAATTTTCTCCTGCAAAAGCATAAGCCCATGCTCAGCACCTGGTTgaaaggaaactgagg includes the following:
- the TRIM63 gene encoding E3 ubiquitin-protein ligase TRIM63 isoform X1, whose product is MDFQAGILRDGNPMESLEKQLICPICLEMFSKPVVILPCQHNLCRKCANDVFQAANPYWQSRGSVISGGRFRCPSCRHEVLLDRHGVYGLQRNLLVENIIDIYKQECSSRPLKKGEHPMCKEHEDERINIYCVTCEVPTCSMCKVFGAHKDCEVAPLQTIFQGQKTELNNCISMLVAGNDRIQTIISQLEDSCQSTEKNSEAAKRELCARFDALAALLEEKKSELLQRITREQGDKVGFVQGLIHQYKEQLEKSSRLVETAIQAMEETGGATFLMNAKQLIKTIVEASKGGRLEKIEHGYESMDAFSVSLDHLAEAVRTLDFSPAEEDEEYFDGEEDDIEEDAVPERVVMGKGQHS
- the TRIM63 gene encoding E3 ubiquitin-protein ligase TRIM63 isoform X3; the encoded protein is MDFQAGILRDGNPMESLEKQLICPICLEMFSKPVVILPCQHNLCRKCANDVFQAANPYWQSRGSVISGGRFRCPSCRHEVLLDRHGVYGLQRNLLVENIIDIYKQECSSRPLKKGEHPMCKEHEDERINIYCVTCEVPTCSMCKVFGAHKDCEVAPLQTIFQGQKTELNNCISMLVAGNDRIQTIISQLEDSCQSTEKNSEAAKRELCARFDALAALLEEKKSELLQRITREQGDKVGFVQGLIHQYKEQLEKSSRLVETAIQAMEETGGATFLMNAKQLIKTIVEASKGGRLEKIEHGYESMDAFSVSLDHLAEAVRTLDFSPAEEDEEYFDGEEDDIEEDAVPERVVMAAPQ
- the TRIM63 gene encoding E3 ubiquitin-protein ligase TRIM63 isoform X4, whose protein sequence is MDFQAGILRDGNPMESLEKQLICPICLEMFSKPVVILPCQHNLCRKCANDVFQAANPYWQSRGSVISGGRFRCPSCRHEVLLDRHGVYGLQRNLLVENIIDIYKQECSSRPLKKGEHPMCKEHEDERINIYCVTCEVPTCSMCKVFGAHKDCEVAPLQTIFQGQKTELNNCISMLVAGNDRIQTIISQLEDSCQSTEKNSEAAKRELCARFDALAALLEEKKSELLQRITREQGDKVGFVQGLIHQYKEQLEKSSRLVETAIQAMEETGGATFLMNAKQLIKTIVEASKGGRLEKIEHGYESMDAFSVSLDHLAEAVRTLDFSPAEEDEEYFDGEEDDIEEDAVPERVVMAPQ
- the TRIM63 gene encoding E3 ubiquitin-protein ligase TRIM63 isoform X2; protein product: MDFQAGILRDGNPMESLEKQLICPICLEMFSKPVVILPCQHNLCRKCANDVFQAANPYWQSRGSVISGGRFRCPSCRHEVLLDRHGVYGLQRNLLVENIIDIYKQECSRPLKKGEHPMCKEHEDERINIYCVTCEVPTCSMCKVFGAHKDCEVAPLQTIFQGQKTELNNCISMLVAGNDRIQTIISQLEDSCQSTEKNSEAAKRELCARFDALAALLEEKKSELLQRITREQGDKVGFVQGLIHQYKEQLEKSSRLVETAIQAMEETGGATFLMNAKQLIKTIVEASKGGRLEKIEHGYESMDAFSVSLDHLAEAVRTLDFSPAEEDEEYFDGEEDDIEEDAVPERVVMGKGQHS